From the genome of Bactrocera oleae isolate idBacOlea1 chromosome 2, idBacOlea1, whole genome shotgun sequence, one region includes:
- the Ublcp1 gene encoding ubiquitin-like domain-containing CTD phosphatase 1: protein MATEPEPSTSKKISEIRQALIIVKWGGKEYPITDLTDQDTVAVLRHEIFKLTQVRPERQKLINLKYKGGNVAPDDTKICELELKPNFKLMMVGSTEAAIEIACQLPDDIAEVIDDFDVAEEEDLVEKSPVYLAKVQRRVREYKINELNPPREGKRLLVLDIDYTLFDHRSPAENASELMRPYLHEFLESSYQNYDIVIWSATGMRWIGEKMKLLGVSNNPNYKIMFYLDSTAMISVYTIERGVVDVKPLGLIWGQYPQYSAKNTIMFDDIQRNFLMNPRSGLRVRPFRQAHISRHTDKELVKLSKYLRDIANDCDDFTKLNHRRWQHYDHRKHR from the exons ATGGCAACCGAGCCAGAACCGTCaacttccaaaaaaattagtgaaatacgCCAAGCTTTGATAATTGTAAAATGGGGCGGCAAAGAATACCCAATTACAGATTTAACCGATCAGGATACTGTGGCTGTGCTGCGCCATGAAATCTTTAAACTCACACAGGTGCGACCGGAgcggcaaaaattgataaatcttAAGTATAAAG GAGGCAATGTAGCGCCTGATGATACCAAAATTTGTGAACTGGAGTTGAAACCCAACTTCAAACTAATGATGGTAGGCTCGACTGAGGCTGCTATAGAAATTGCATGTCAACTGCCAGATGATATTGCCGAGGTGATAGATGATTTTGATGTAGCCGAAGAAGAGGACTTGGTAGAGAAATCACCCGTTTACTTGGCGAAAGTACAACGACGCGTTagagaatataaaattaatgagtTAAACCCGCCAAGGGAAGGGAAACGTTTGCTGGTACTTGATATTGATTACACCTTGTTCGACCATCGGTCTCCCGCCGAAAATGCGTCGGAGTTAATGCGACCATATTTACATGAATTTCTGGAATCTAGTTACCAAAATTATGATATTGTTATTTGGTCGGCAACTGGTATGCGGTGGATTGGGGAAAAAATGAAATTGCTGGGTGTAAGCAATAATCCTAATTACAAAATAATGTTCTACTTGGATTCTACTGCCATGATTTCGGTATATACGATTGAACGTGGTGTCGTAGATGTGAAACCGCTCGGTTTAATTTGGGGCCAATATCCGCAATATAGTGCCAAAAATACCATCATGTTCGATGATATACAACGTAACTTTCTAATGAATCCGCGTTCGGGTTTACGTGTACGACCCTTCCGCCAGGCACACATAAGTCGACATACTGATAAAGAGCTTGTAAAGCTTTCGAAGTACCTGCGCGATATTGCAAATGATTGCGACGACTTTACTAAACTGAATCATCGCAGATGGCAGCATTACGATCATCGTAAACACCGATAA
- the LOC106623008 gene encoding F-box only protein 9, which produces MSKPVPLLGGEEDNVSRQLSTVSPPVAELNDMNSPLHTFPTDIHTELEEFRDNWQRELKSQSGTVTPNRTVEQKHKQTNNVTDVDQHKLAENLFRSAVELEQRGKVYDAVPLYRKAVQIVPDIEFKYYELQKKKSSAALSNYSDGIHSLESVHASKERADEIEDNEEIIEDLYEKFQLDLASADGRLLQSSRDPSVISTETHISELPPEILLYILRWVVSAQLDMLSLEQCASVCKGLYLCARDEELWRLACAKVWGVNLGSLGEPGSRSTEHLTETTDTTPIVYASWRQMFIMRERIIFNGCYISKTTYLRMGENSFQDQYYRPVQLVEYYRYVRFLGDGRVLMMTSADEPAQGVNKLKNVNQLRPEVLCGHYRLYGDTITIMLRKQQQQSHSNHHQYARQRRGSMAIFNEEPNCTKYCIEFRITNTTKRKYARLLWVHYSVVQTRNKVETSSEFELTQSKYPPLWFSPVRSYHLDTDAPLA; this is translated from the exons ATGTCGAAACCGGTGCCATTACTTGGTGGAGAAGAAGACAATGTGAGCCGACAACTGTCGACTGTTTCCCCACCGGTAGCGGAATTGAATGACATGAATTCGCCATTACATACGTTTCCTACCGACATACATACAGAGCTGGAAGAGTTTCGTGACAATTGGCAACGTGAACTGAAGAGTCAGAGTGGAACTGTAACACCTAACAGAACCGTTGAGCAAAAGCATAAGCAGACCAATAATGTCACTGATGTTGATCAGCATAAGCTGGCAGAAAATCTATTCCGCAGTGCCGTGGAGCTGGAACAGCGAGGCAAGGTTTATGATGCTGTGCCACTATACCGTAAAGCTGTGCAAATCGTGCCGGACATTGAGTTCAAATACTATGAACTTCAGAAGAAAAAGTCATCAGCCGCTTTGAGTAATTATTCTGATGGAATTCATTCGTTAGAATCCGTGCATGCAAGCAAAGAAAGAGCAGATGAAATCGAAGATAATGAAGAGATCATTGAAGATTTATATGAGAAGTTTCAATTGGATTTGGCAAGTGCCGACGGACGTTTACTGCAAAGCAGCCGAGACCCGAGTGTAATTAGCACGGAAACACATATTTCTGAATTACCGCCGGAAATATTGTTGTACATCTTACGTTGGGTTGTATCGGCGCAGTTAGATATGCTTTCACTGGAGCAATGCGCTTCTGTGTGCAAGGGACTATATTTGTGTGCGCGCGATGAGGAGCTGTGGCGTTTAGCGTGCGCCAA agTGTGGGGAGTTAATCTTGGCTCATTGGGTGAACCCGGTAGCCGGTCAACTGAACACCTAACAGAGACTACCGACACAACACCCATTGTGTACGCTTCGTGGCGTCAAATGTTCATCATGCGTGAGCGTATTATCTTTAATGGCTGCTACATAAGCAAGACAACCTATTTGCGTATGGGCGAGAATAGCTTTCAGGATCAATACTATCGTCCCGTACAGCTGGTGGAATATTATCGTTATGTACGATTTTTAGGTGATGGTCGTGTGCTCATGATGACCAGTGCCGATGAACCAGCACAGGGTGTGAATAAGCTGAAGAATGTTAATCAATTGCGCCCGGAAGTGCTCTGTGGCCATTATCGACTCTATGGTGACACTATAACAATTATGCTaaggaaacaacaacaacagtcacATAGTAACCACCATCAATATGCGCGTCAACGTCGCGGTAGCATGGCTATATTCAACGAAGAGCCAAATTGtacaaaatattgtattgaatttcgtataacaaatacaacaaagcgCAAATATGCACGTCTCCTTTGGGTACACTATTCCGTAGTGCAAACACGTAATAAAGTTGAGACTTCGTCGGAGTTTGAATTGACGCAGTCGAAGTATCCACCGTTATGGTTCTCGCCGGTTCGTAGCTACCATTTGGATACCGATGCGCCGCTCGCCTAA